A single window of Liolophura sinensis isolate JHLJ2023 chromosome 6, CUHK_Ljap_v2, whole genome shotgun sequence DNA harbors:
- the LOC135467590 gene encoding galactosylceramide sulfotransferase-like: MENSCHFQRRLKVFVAVLALSTCILVLTTTQIMDKTWYTGAVTTAKHFIRHSTQPLSQKLHPDFVQTLSSSSLVDSVATNHPLDNSDFERKCQAHRHIGFIKVHKAGSSSVTNILYRFGMANNLTFVLPRRDVTVTSMQTSNWRNILPPPRGKQFDILCNHAVYVRAELTKLLPADTFYIAIIRQPFSHLTSTIYYSYKNQIPGPRKVKTYLKNPYYYSNVVFRSYTTRSYTNNSMSYELGLPSNHFGDKGKIQTFLKAVDADFGLILLMELMDESLVLLRRYLCLEFKDILYIPRNKNNLKPPTGNISASLRQKHVETDMADYMLYDFFSKKLQNRMTAAGKDFMQEVRVFKSVLTQLRQFCSGLHSPEVSQLHVTSNPWSRSFNISLDDCKLYLFDGIEILNYVKHYQYPDRF, from the exons ATGGAAAACTCTTGTCACTTTCAAAG GCGTCTGAAGGTCTTCGTTGCAGTGCTTGCTCTAAGCACGTGTATTCTCGTGTTGACGACTACACAAATCATGGACAAAACGTGGTATACTGGAGCAGTAACCACGGCTAAGCACTTCATAAGACATAGTACCCAACCGCTCTCCCAAAAACTACACCCAGACTTTGTCCAAACGTTATCGTCATCTTCTCTCGTCGACAGTGTTGCCACAAATCATCCACTGGACAACTCAGATTTTGAAAGGAAATGTCAAGCACATCGCCATATTGGATTCATAAAGGTTCACAAAGCTGGGAGCAGCAGTGTGACAAATATTCTGTATCGATTCGGAATGGCTAACAACCTTACGTTTGTACTTCCTCGACGTGATGTGACGGTTACATCGATGCAAACTTCAAACTGGAGAAACATACTTCCTCCTCCTCGCGGTAAACAGTTCGACATTCTCTGTAATCATGCCGTATACGTCAGAGCAGAATTGACAAAACTACTTCCGGCGGACACGTTTTACATTGCAATTATAAGACAGCCGTTTAGTCATCTAACATCAACTATTTATTACAGTTATAAAAACCAAATTCCTGGCCCACGAAAAGTCAAAACGTATCTGAAGAATCCATATTATTATTCAAATGTTGTATTCAGAAGCTACACAACTAGATCTTACACAAACAACTCCATGTCTTATGAACTTGGGCTCCCATCGAATCATTTCGGTGACAAAGGTAAAATACAGACGTTTCTGAAGGCGGTGGATGCTGATTTTGGCTTGATTCTGCTCATGGAATTAATGGATGAGTCGTTGGTTCTCCTCAGAAGATATCTGTGTTTGGAGTTTAAAGACATTCTGTACATCCCCAGGAACAAAAATAACCTGAAACCACCGACAGGGAACATATCCGCCAGCCTCAGACAAAAGCACGTGGAGACAGACATGGCTGATTACATGCTATACGACTTCTTTTCCAAGAAGCTTCAAAATCGGATGACCGCAGCAGGGAAGGACTTTATGCAAGAAGTGCGCGTGTTCAAGTCTGTCCTCACACAACTGAGGCAGTTCTGTTCTGGTCTCCACTCGCCAGAAGTGTCACAGTTGCACGTGACTAGCAATCCGTGGAGCCGAAGCTTTAACATTTCTCTCGACGATTGCAAACTGTACTTGTTCGATGGGATTGAGATTCTGAACTATGTGAAACATTACCAATATCCTGATAGGTTTTAG
- the LOC135467591 gene encoding galactosylceramide sulfotransferase-like, with the protein MDRTWYSEAVTTAKHFIRHSTQLLSQKLHPNFVQTLSSSSLVDSVATNHPLDNSDFERKCQAHRHIGFIKVHKAGSSSVTNILYRFGMANNLTFVLPRRDVTVTSMQTSNWRNILPPPRGKQFDILCSHAVYVRAELTKLLPADTFYIAIIRQPFSHLASSIYYYYRSKIPGPGKVKTYLKNPYYYSNVVFNNYLRSFTNNSMSYELGLTQKHVRDKGKIQTFLKAVDADFGLILIMELMDESLVLLRRYLCLEFKDILYIPRNKNNLKPPTGNISASLRQKHVETDMADYMLYDFFSKKLQNRMTAAGKDFMQEVRVFKSVLTQLRQFCSGLHSPEVSQLHVTSNPWSRSFNISLDDCKLYLFNGIEILNYVKHYQYPDRF; encoded by the coding sequence ATGGACAGAACGTGGTATAGTGAAGCAGTAACCACGGCTAAGCACTTCATAAGACATAGTACCCAGCTGCTCTCCCAAAAACTACACCCAAACTTTGTCCAAACGTTATCGTCATCTTCTCTCGTCGACAGTGTTGCCACAAATCATCCACTGGACAACTCAGATTTTGAAAGGAAATGTCAAGCACATCGCCATATTGGATTCATAAAGGTTCACAAAGCTGGGAGCAGCAGTGTGACAAATATTCTGTATCGATTCGGAATGGCTAACAACCTTACGTTTGTACTTCCTCGACGTGATGTGACGGTGACATCGATGCAAACTTCAAACTGGAGAAACATACTTCCTCCTCCTCGCGGTAAACAGTTCGACATTCTCTGTAGTCATGCCGTATACGTCAGAGCAGAATTGACAAAACTACTTCCGGCGGACACGTTTTACATTGCAATTATAAGACAGCCGTTTAGTCATCTAGCATCATCTATTTATTACTATTACAGAAGCAAAATTCCTGGCCCAGGAAAAGTCAAAACGTATCTGAAGAATCCGTATTATTATTCAAATGTTGTGTTCAATAATTACTTACGGTCTTTCACGAACAATTCTATGTCTTATGAACTTGGGCTTACGCAGAAGCATGTCCGTGACAAAGGTAAAATACAGACGTTTCTGAAGGCGGTGGATGCTGATTTTGGCTTGATTCTGATCATGGAATTAATGGATGAGTCGTTGGTTCTCCTCAGAAGATATCTGTGTTTGGAGTTTAAAGACATTCTGTACATCCCCAGGAACAAAAATAACCTGAAACCACCGACAGGGAACATATCCGCCAGCCTCAGACAAAAGCACGTGGAGACAGACATGGCTGATTACATGTTATACGACTTCTTTTCCAAGAAGCTTCAAAATCGGATGACCGCGGCAGGGAAGGACTTTATGCAAGAAGTGCGCGTGTTCAAGTCTGTCCTCACACAACTGAGGCAGTTCTGTTCTGGTCTCCACTCGCCAGAAGTGTCACAGTTGCACGTGACTAGCAATCCGTGGAGCCGAAGCTTTAACATTTCTCTCGACGATTGTAAACTGTACCTGTTCAATGGGATTGAGATTCTGAACTATGTGAAACATTACCAATATCCTGATAGGTTTTAG